A single region of the Drosophila takahashii strain IR98-3 E-12201 chromosome 2R, DtakHiC1v2, whole genome shotgun sequence genome encodes:
- the LOC138912399 gene encoding 3'-5' exonuclease-like, which translates to MDKYLIKMPIKSKANQVANPEKAVVKKETPKMPAKPLKKGTPKELKDKENTGEDNTPKQRKAGRPGRPATKRKNLDTPGMKDEKIAAEDENPPKRRSARVTRSTRSMAEDGPPSPENAATPEKRKKAEKLPFIKYTGAIKYYTENQDIASSADEVLQWVEKQKEEVVPMAFDMEWPFSFQTGPGKSAVIQICVDEKCCYIYQLTNLKKLPAVLVALINHPKVRLHGVNIKNDLRKLARDFPEVSADPLIEKCRDLGPWCNEVCGTGGRWSLERLTNFVAKKSQDKSKKVRMSKWHVIPLDENQLMYAAIDVYIGQVIYRELERREKEKLKNEEEFKEANGDAAFKAVKALGETFLTKINEVTL; encoded by the coding sequence ATGGACAAatacttaattaaaatgccTATTAAATCAAAAGCAAACCAAGTGGCAAATCCAGAAAAGGCGGTCGTTAAGAAAGAGACTCCAAAGATGCCGGCTAAACCACTTAAAAAGGGTACTCCAAAGGAGTTAAAGGACAAGGAAAATACCGGCGAGGATAATacgccgaagcaaaggaaagcAGGAAGACCTGGCAGACCAGCTACTAAGCGAAAGAATCTAGATACCCCAGGAATGAAAGACGAAAAGATTGCGGCAGAGGATGAGAATCCCCCGAAGCGCAGGAGTGCCAGGGTCACAAGGAGCACGCGATCCATGGCAGAAGATGGGCCTCCATCCCCGGAAAACGCCGCAACGCCCGAAAAGCGCAAAAAGGCCGAGAAGCTGCCTTTTATCAAGTACACGGGGGCCATCAAGTACTACACGGAGAACCAGGATATAGCCTCATCCGCCGACGAAGTTTTGCAATGGGTGGAAAAGCAGAAGGAAGAGGTAGTTCCCATGGCCTTCGACATGGAGTGGCCCTTCTCCTTCCAAACCGGTCCCGGCAAGTCGGCCGTCATCCAGATCTGCGTGGATGAGAAGTGCTGCTATATTTACCAGCTGACGAATCTCAAGAAACTGCCAGCGGTCTTGGTGGCCCTTATCAATCATCCCAAAGTGCGATTGCATGGCGTGAACATAAAGAACGACTTGCGAAAGCTAGCTCGTGACTTTCCCGAGGTTTCCGCTGATCCGTTGATCGAGAAATGCCGAGACTTGGGCCCCTGGTGCAATGAGGTCTGTGGGACGGGAGGTCGCTGGAGCCTGGAGCGTTTGACCAACTTTGTAGCCAAGAAAAGCCAGGATAAAAGCAAGAAGGTGCGCATGAGCAAGTGGCACGTCATTCCGCTGGACGAAAATCAACTGATGTACGCTGCCATCGATGTCTATATTGGTCAAGTTATCTACCGCGAATTGGAGCGTCGCGAGaaggaaaagctgaaaaatgaAGAAGAATTTAAGGAGGCGAACGGGGATGCTGCCTTTAAAGCCGTAAAAGCATTGGGTGAAACATTCCTTACCAAGATCAACGAGGTGACTCTTTGA